TCGTCAATTTTGCCCTGGTAGCCGTTGACGCGGGCGCCAAAGGCGATGTTGTCGTAGATGGGCTTGGGGAAGGGGTTGGGCTGCTGGAACACCATGCCGATGCGGCGGCGCACCTCCACCGGGTCCACGCCCTTGCCGTAGAGGTCGCGGCCGCGGTAGCGAATGCTGCCCGCAACCCGCGCGCCAGGAATGAGGTCGTTGAGGCGGTTGAAGCAGCGCAGGATGGTGCTTTTGCCGCAGCCGGAGGGGCCAATGAAGGCCGTGATTTGGTTTTGCGGGATGTCTAGGGTGACATCCCGCACGGCCAGCGCGCCGCTGTAGTAGACGTGCACGTCATTGGTTTGGATAACCGGCTCGGTGGCGGTTGCGGTTGGGGCAGTAGCTGGGGTGGTGCTCGACATAAGAAGCTTCGGCTAGAACGGCAGGGCAGTAATATATTGACGAGACTTGATGGATTACTGGATCGTGCGCTGGAGCTTGTTGCGAATGAAAATGGCGATGGAATTCATTAGCAGCAGCAACACCATCAGTACGATGATGCCGGTGGCGGCGAGGGCGTGGAACTCCTCGAACGGGCGCGAGACCCAGTTGTAGATTTGGATGGGCATGACCGTGAACGGCATTCGTAACCCCTCCCAAACGGGCCAGAAATCCGGAATGAAGGCAATGTAGGTGAGCGCGCCCACCGCAATTAGCGGCGCCGTCTCGCCAATGGCGCGCGAGAGCGCCAGGATGGTGCCAGTCATAATGCCGGGGAACGCCAGCGGCAGGACTTGCTGGCGCACGGTCTGCCAGCGCGTCGCCCCCAGCGCCAGGGCCCCCTGACGGATGCTGCTGGGTACGGCGCGCAGTGCCTCGCGTGTGGAGACAATGATGATGGGCAGCGCCAGCAGCGATAGGGTCAGCGAGCCCGAGAGCACGCTGCGCCCGCCGGTGATGGGCTCGGCAAGGCTGACAAAGATTTGCAGGCCCAGCAGCCCGTAAATGATGGAGGGCACGGCGGCCAGGTTGTTGATGTTGATCTCGATCACGCGGGTCCAGTGGGCATCCGGGGCGAATTCCTCTAAAAAGATGCCCGCCCCCACGCCAATGGTGAACGAGATGACCGCGGTGCAGACCATCAACCAGATGCTGCCCACAATGGCCGAGAGAAACCCGGCCTCTTCTGGCTTGCGCGAGGGATAGCTCCTCAAAAAGTTCCAGTTGAGGGTGCCGAGGCCATCGGTGAGCACATCGACCAGTAGCGTTGCCAGCACCACCAGGCTCAGGACAATGGCGATCACGCCCAGCGACTCAAAAATCCTGCCTTGCCGGTAGCGGCGCGCCAGTGAGGTTTTGAATCGGGTGGCAGTCCCCGGTGCAGAGCTAAACGACGTCATTCGTACTCCTCCCGAAAGGCCCGAACGAACCAGAAACTAAATAGGTTGAGCGCGAGGGTGATGAGGAACAAAGTCGTGCCCACCGCAAATAGGGTCTTGTAGGCCAGGGTTCCGGCCGGCGCGTCGCCCAGCGACACCTGCACGATGAACGAGGTCATGGTCTGGACCGCCACCGTGGGGTCGAGCGTTAGGGTGGGGCTTTGCCCGGCGGCCACGGTGACGATCATGGTCTCGCCCACCGCCCGGGACATGGCCAACACCATCGAGGCCACAATGCCCGAGAGCGCTCCCGGCAGCACCACGCCCGTAACCACCTCGCGCTTGGTGGCCCCCAGGGCGTAGGCGCCCTGGCGCAGGCGCTGCGGTACCGCGTAGAGCGCGTCCTCGCTCAGCGAAGCCACCAGCGGCACGATGGCAAAGCCCATGACAACGCCGGCGCTGATCGAGTTAAAGCCGTCAAGTTCGATGCCCAGCGGCGCCAGCAGATCCTGCAGCAGCGGGGTAACAAACAGCAGGGCAAAGTAGCCAAAGACCACTGTGGGCACCCCGGCCAGGATCTCCAGCATGGGCTTGACCCACTGGCGCACCTTGGCGTTGGCGTACTCGCTCAGATAGATGGCGCCCATAATCCCGATGGGCACAGCCACCAGCAGCGCGATTGTGGCCGTCATGAAGGTGGCACTCAGCAGCACCATGATGCCGTACTGCTTGTCGGTAAACAGCGGCGTCCAGCGCGTATCGGTCAAAAAGCGCCAGAGCGAGACTTCGCCGAAGAAATTGACCGTTTCGCCCAGCAGGACAAAGACAATGCCGAACGTGGTTAGCACCGAGACCAGGGCAAAGAGCCCGAACACCGTAACGGCAATGCGCTCCACAAGCTTGTTGAGCCCGCGCGGCGGCTGCCAGAGCTGCGAGTTGCGCCCTAGCTCGGTTAGCAGTTGGCGGTTTGTCATCGCACGACGATTCCCATTGCCGGCATGCGAAGGATCCGTTAACTAGAACGGATCCTTCGCGCGAGCGCTAGCGGTCTTACATCAGATCGGACAAGTTCTTGCCCACAGCACTGTTGTCTTCAAACATGGTGCCCGTCTTGCGCTCCTCAACGCGCGTCTGGGCCTTCTGGTAAAGCTCGTCGCTGATGGGGATGTAGCCCACCTCGCTCACTAGTTCCTGGTTCTCACTCGCCAATAAGAAGCTGACGAACTCCTCAACCTGGGGTTTGTTCTCTAGCGACTCGCGATTGATGTACATAAACAGCGGGCGCGTTAGCGGCGTATACTCGCCCGACTGGGCCGTCTGGGTGCTGGGCTCGACGCAGCCGTCGCCATTGTCGACCGCAATGGGCTTGAGCTTGTCTTGGTTTTCTTCGTAGTAGGCCAGGCCAAAATAGCCCAGGGCGTTCACGTCGTCGCTGATGCCCTGGACCAGGACGTTGTCGTCCTCGCTGGCGGTGACATCGCCGCGGCTGGCGCCGGCCTCACCCACGATGGTCTCGGTGAAGTAGTCAAAGGTGCCCGAGTCCGTGCCTGGGATGTAGAGCGATAGCTCTTGGTTCGGGAACTCGCTGCGAATGTCGCTCCAGTTGGTAATTTCGCCCTGAGCCTCGGGCTCAAAGATGGTCTTGAGCTCCTCGGTAGTCAGGCAGCTGGCCCAGTCGTTTTCCGGGTTGGCGAGTACGGCTAGCGCGTCCCGGCCCACCGGAACCTCGACATACTCGATGTCGTTGTTCTCGCAGACCTCGATCTCCTCGGCCTGGATGGGGCGCGAGGCGTCTGAGATATCCGTATCACCGCGGCAGAACTTTTTGAAGCCGCCGCCGGTCCCCGAGACGCCCACCGTGACGTTGACGCCTTGGTATTCCTTCTGGAACTCCTCGGCCACCGCCTCGGCGATGGGGAACACCGTGCTAGAGCCGTCCACGGCAACGGAGCCGCTAATTTCTCCGCCTCCGCCTTCTTGACTAGGTTGGGACTCGCCTCCTGTATCGGAGCCAGTTTGTTCGGAGCTGGTTTGTTGGGCTTGCGGACCGCAGGCAGCGAGCGTCGCTGCCAAAAGCGTGGTCGAGGTTAGCGAGATAGCTCGCTTAGTCCGGGCGTTCCACACCATCATAAGTAATTCCTAAATCGGGTTGCGCTCTAGAGTGGGTCATCGCTCAGGAGTCGCCGCCATCCTACCTGCTATTGCAATCGCCTTTTGCAAAAACAAGGTTAAGTTCTGGTAAAGTTTTGATTAAGTCCGGCCAAACAGCCGCACGCTAGCGGCCCTTGCCCAACAGCACCACTCGCAGCGTTTTGAGGGCGATCGCCACATCTAGCGCCAGCGAGTAATTTTTGATGTAGTAGAGGTCGTATTCGAGCTTGGCGTAGGCATCCTCCACCGAGGCCCCGTAGGGATAGAGCACCTGCGCCCAGCCGGTGATGCCGGGTTTGACCAGATAGCGAATGTTGTAGTAGAGGATTTGGGCTGCCAGTTCGCGATCGAAGGCCGGCCGCTCCGGGCGCGGGCCGATCAGGCTCATCTCGCCCTTGAGGACGTTGCCCAGCTGCGGTAGCTCATCGATGCGCAGCAGCCGGATCCAGCGCCCCACGCGCGTCACGCGCGGATCGGCGGCGCCCGCCCACTGGGGCTGCTGCCCTTGCTCGGCATTGGGCACCATGGAGCGGAACTTGTGGGCCCAAAACGGTTGGCGGTGCAGCCCCGTGCGCTGCTGGTGGTAGAACACCGGCCCCGGGCTCTCCAAGACGATGGCGGCGGCGGTCAGCACCAGCAGCGGCGACAGCCCCACCAGCAACGTTACGGTCAGCGCCAAATCGCCCAAGCGCTTGACCCGCCCCTGAATGGGGTTCTGCAGCAAGTT
Above is a window of Cyanobacteria bacterium QS_8_64_29 DNA encoding:
- the pstA gene encoding phosphate ABC transporter permease PtsA, with amino-acid sequence MTSFSSAPGTATRFKTSLARRYRQGRIFESLGVIAIVLSLVVLATLLVDVLTDGLGTLNWNFLRSYPSRKPEEAGFLSAIVGSIWLMVCTAVISFTIGVGAGIFLEEFAPDAHWTRVIEININNLAAVPSIIYGLLGLQIFVSLAEPITGGRSVLSGSLTLSLLALPIIIVSTREALRAVPSSIRQGALALGATRWQTVRQQVLPLAFPGIMTGTILALSRAIGETAPLIAVGALTYIAFIPDFWPVWEGLRMPFTVMPIQIYNWVSRPFEEFHALAATGIIVLMVLLLLMNSIAIFIRNKLQRTIQ
- the pstC gene encoding phosphate ABC transporter permease subunit PstC, coding for MTNRQLLTELGRNSQLWQPPRGLNKLVERIAVTVFGLFALVSVLTTFGIVFVLLGETVNFFGEVSLWRFLTDTRWTPLFTDKQYGIMVLLSATFMTATIALLVAVPIGIMGAIYLSEYANAKVRQWVKPMLEILAGVPTVVFGYFALLFVTPLLQDLLAPLGIELDGFNSISAGVVMGFAIVPLVASLSEDALYAVPQRLRQGAYALGATKREVVTGVVLPGALSGIVASMVLAMSRAVGETMIVTVAAGQSPTLTLDPTVAVQTMTSFIVQVSLGDAPAGTLAYKTLFAVGTTLFLITLALNLFSFWFVRAFREEYE
- a CDS encoding phosphate-binding protein, translated to MVWNARTKRAISLTSTTLLAATLAACGPQAQQTSSEQTGSDTGGESQPSQEGGGGEISGSVAVDGSSTVFPIAEAVAEEFQKEYQGVNVTVGVSGTGGGFKKFCRGDTDISDASRPIQAEEIEVCENNDIEYVEVPVGRDALAVLANPENDWASCLTTEELKTIFEPEAQGEITNWSDIRSEFPNQELSLYIPGTDSGTFDYFTETIVGEAGASRGDVTASEDDNVLVQGISDDVNALGYFGLAYYEENQDKLKPIAVDNGDGCVEPSTQTAQSGEYTPLTRPLFMYINRESLENKPQVEEFVSFLLASENQELVSEVGYIPISDELYQKAQTRVEERKTGTMFEDNSAVGKNLSDLM